In Gossypium hirsutum isolate 1008001.06 chromosome D06, Gossypium_hirsutum_v2.1, whole genome shotgun sequence, one genomic interval encodes:
- the LOC107902017 gene encoding E3 ubiquitin-protein ligase MBR2 — MDGYTGKRAVDGPVVHGKGSGRILKDHVNNRERNAQFCNRIGCSGRLNSSKGTPNGCSDKAKSARSSYHSSSSGKEVIGNSSRVSSVISNTRKSSTNPQKKLPSHLETDSSETSSIQDEPEVSELIPPPGKIQRGLHHEAEDADSRDVTVMEVGSSSVVSNARPRRKFIQRAGLGNQETLASPSVTLASQSTSQASRSNTSKYGLRNLRCSSISDVVLTGCSSSDSSLSKKKDMVKKRNSDEEASSSARGNKLSGSSLEGRNNSSGHGVSISDSRRARNWPPNRDSTVASSVRTRRSNSSYVGGRPPNQTNGNSLSLNQSSVVMPLVPQSDIPNDLNAPVSTETVSTLVSPYSQAGSISEGLHSIMQSSPSEVGVNRTLVNQDSFRRYNMDGIAEVLLALQRIEQDEELTYEQLLVLETSLFLNGLDFYDQHRDMRLDIDNMSYEELLALEERMGNVSTGLSEEALSKCLKKSIYDTASSEFANVSYEGEKDDVKCSICQEEYVNGDEVGRLQCEHRYHVACVQQWLRVKNWCPICKASAEKPHNLLHSPHD; from the exons ATGGATGGATATACTGGTAAAAGAGCTGTTGATGGGCCTGTTGTACATGGCAAGGGATCGGGTCGCATCTTGAAGGACCATGTTAATAACCGAGAACGAAATGCTCAGTTTTGCAACCGAATCGGATGCAGTGGTAGGCTGAACTCCTCGAAAGGTACTCCGAATGGCTGCTCGGATAAAGCCAAATCTGCAAGGTCTTCTTACCACTCTTCATCAAGTGGAAAGGAAGTGATTGGAAATTCCTCTAGGGTATCCTCTGTAATTAGCAATACTAGAAAATCCTCTACGAATCCTCAGAAAAAGCTTCCATCTCATCTGGAAACAGATTCATCTGAAACTAGTAGCATTCAGGACGAGCCAGAAGTGTCTGAGCTCATTCCTCCACCAGGAAAGATTCAAAGAGGTCTGCATCATGAAGCTGAGGATGCTGATTCTAGGGATGTTACAGTGATGGAAGTGGGAAGCTCTAGTGTAGTGTCAAACGCGAGACCAAGGAGAAAATTTATTCAGAGAGCTGGGTTGGGCAACCAGGAGACTCTGGCCAGTCCATCTGTTACTTTGGCATCTCAAAGTACTTCCCAGGCATCTCGTTCCAACACAAGCAAGTATGGTTTGAGAAATCTAAGATGTAGCTCTATTTCTGATGTTGTCCTGACGGGTTGTTCGTCCTCAGATTCAAGCCTTAGCAAAAAGAAAGACATGGTAAAAAAGAGGAACTCTGATGAAGAGGCTAGTTCCTCAGCCAGGGGGAATAAGTTGAGTGGGTCATCTTTGGAGGGGCGAAACAACAGTTCTGGCCATGGTGTTTCTATTTCTGATTCAAGACGAGCCAGGAATTGGCCTCCTAACAGGGACAGCACTGTCGCTTCTTCAGTTAGGACTCGGAGGTCAAACAGTAGTTATGTTGGAGGCAGACCTCCTAACCAAACAAATGGAAATAGTTTAAGTTTGAACCAGTCCTCCGTAGTCATGCCGCTAGTTCCTCAATCTGATATACCTAACGATTTGAATGCTCCTGTTTCCACAGAAACTGTCTCCACTCTTGTTAGTCCTTATAGTCAAGCAGGTAGTATAAGTGAGGGTTTGCACAGTATCATGCAGTCTAGTCCTTCAGAAGTTGGCGTTAACCGCACCTTAGTGAACCAAGATAGCTTCCGGCGCTACAATATGGATGGTATTGCAGAG GTATTATTAGCACTTCAGAGGATCGAACAAGATGAAGAGTTGACATATGAG CAATTACTTGTTCTAGAGACCAGCTTGTTCCTTAATGGCCTAGACTTTTATGACCAGCATAGAGACATGAGACTGGATATAGATAATATGTCATATgag GAATTACTAGCTCTAGAAGAGAGGATGGGTAATGTGAGCACTGGGCTATCGGAAGAAGCATTGTCGAAATGCCTCAAAAAAAGCATCTATGACACGGCATCTTCGGAGTTTGCAAATGTGAGCTATGAGGGTGAAAAGGATGATGTAAAATGCAGCATATGTCAG GAAGAGTACGTGAATGGAGATGAAGTAGGGAGGTTGCAGTGCGAGCATAGGTATCACGTGGCATGCGTACAGCAGTGGCTGCGGGTGAAGAACTGGTGCCCTATCTGCAAAGCATCAGCAGAGAAGCCACACAATCTTCTTCATTCACCTCATGATTGA